The Roseicyclus marinus genome has a segment encoding these proteins:
- a CDS encoding N-acetylmuramoyl-L-alanine amidase → MSLSPNFGPRRDGLRPELVVIHYTAMPDCEVAIRALCDPAREVSAHYLIRRDGQVVALVEEGARAWHAGAGEWRGRGDVNSRSIGIELDNDGASPFAAPMMDGLEGLLPGVLARWSIRPEGVIGHSCMAPGRKIDPGPRFDWERLARGGLALWPEGRAASPLDPARFRADALAYGFPDVEEALLLAAFRLRFRHGRKGPLDGRDCAIMAEMAARIGA, encoded by the coding sequence TTGAGCCTGTCGCCCAATTTCGGGCCGCGCCGGGATGGGCTGAGGCCGGAGCTGGTGGTGATCCATTACACCGCCATGCCCGATTGCGAGGTGGCGATCCGGGCGCTCTGCGATCCCGCGCGCGAGGTGTCGGCGCATTACCTGATCCGCCGCGACGGGCAGGTCGTGGCGCTGGTCGAGGAGGGAGCGCGCGCCTGGCATGCGGGGGCGGGGGAATGGCGCGGGCGCGGCGACGTGAATTCGCGCTCGATCGGGATCGAGCTGGACAATGACGGGGCCTCGCCCTTTGCGGCACCCATGATGGATGGGCTGGAGGGGCTTTTGCCCGGGGTCCTGGCGCGCTGGTCGATCCGGCCCGAGGGCGTGATCGGCCATTCCTGCATGGCGCCGGGACGCAAGATCGACCCCGGCCCGCGGTTCGACTGGGAAAGGCTGGCGCGCGGCGGGCTGGCTCTTTGGCCCGAGGGTCGGGCCGCATCGCCGCTTGATCCCGCAAGGTTCCGCGCCGATGCGCTGGCCTATGGTTTTCCCGATGTGGAGGAGGCGCTGCTGCTCGCGGCCTTTCGCCTGCGGTTCCGGCATGGGCGCAAGGGCCCGCTTGACGGGCGCGATTGCGCGATCATGGCCGAGATGGCGGCGCGCATCGGCGCTTGA
- the gatA gene encoding Asp-tRNA(Asn)/Glu-tRNA(Gln) amidotransferase subunit GatA yields the protein MSDLTKLTIAEARDALRRGETTSVALTEACLAAIDAADALGAFVHKTPEIALERARAADQRIQAGDAPDMCGIPVGIKDLFCTEGVASQAASRILEGFRPEYESTVSGQLRDAGAVMLGKLNMDEFAMGSSNETSVYGNAINPWRAGNSDAALTPGGSSGGSAAAVAADLCLAATGTDTGGSIRQPAAFTGTVGLKPTYGRCSRWGIVAFASSLDQAGPMTKTVRDAAIMGAAMMGHDPKDSTSADLPVPDFEAMLTGDIRGKVIGIPREYRMEGMPEEIEALWAKGREMLADAGAVIRDISLPHTKYALPAYYVIAPAEASSNLARYDGVRFGYRAKLSPGDGITEMYEKTRAEGFGAEVRRRVMVGTYVLSAGYYDAYYNRARKVRTLIKRDFETVFAEGIDAILTPATPSAAFALGQKFDDPVQMYLNDVFTVTVNLAGLPGLAVPAGIDAQGLPLGLQLIGRPWEEGDLLNIGHALEQAAGFVAKPAKWW from the coding sequence ATGTCCGACCTGACGAAACTGACCATCGCCGAGGCCCGCGACGCGCTGCGCCGGGGCGAGACGACGAGCGTGGCGCTGACCGAAGCCTGTCTGGCCGCCATCGATGCCGCCGATGCGCTGGGGGCCTTTGTCCACAAGACGCCCGAGATCGCGCTGGAGCGGGCGCGTGCCGCCGATCAGCGGATCCAGGCGGGCGATGCCCCCGACATGTGCGGCATCCCGGTGGGGATCAAGGATCTGTTCTGCACCGAGGGCGTGGCGAGCCAGGCGGCGTCGCGCATCCTCGAAGGGTTCCGGCCCGAATACGAATCGACCGTGTCGGGGCAGCTGCGCGATGCGGGTGCAGTGATGCTGGGCAAGCTGAACATGGATGAATTCGCCATGGGCTCGTCCAACGAGACCAGCGTCTATGGCAATGCGATCAACCCGTGGCGCGCGGGCAATTCGGATGCGGCGCTGACGCCCGGCGGTTCCTCGGGCGGGTCTGCCGCCGCTGTTGCCGCCGATCTGTGTCTTGCGGCCACCGGCACCGATACGGGCGGGTCGATCCGCCAGCCTGCGGCCTTTACCGGCACGGTGGGGTTGAAGCCGACCTACGGGCGCTGTTCGCGTTGGGGGATCGTGGCCTTCGCCTCGTCGCTCGACCAGGCGGGGCCGATGACGAAAACGGTGCGCGATGCCGCCATCATGGGCGCGGCGATGATGGGCCATGACCCCAAGGATTCGACCAGCGCCGATCTGCCCGTGCCCGATTTCGAGGCGATGCTGACCGGCGACATTCGCGGCAAGGTCATCGGCATTCCGCGCGAATACCGGATGGAGGGCATGCCCGAAGAGATCGAGGCGCTCTGGGCGAAGGGCCGCGAGATGCTGGCCGATGCCGGTGCCGTGATCCGCGACATCAGCCTGCCGCATACGAAATACGCGCTGCCCGCCTATTACGTGATCGCGCCCGCCGAGGCCTCGTCGAACCTGGCGCGCTATGACGGGGTCAGGTTCGGCTATCGCGCCAAGCTGTCGCCGGGCGACGGCATCACCGAGATGTATGAAAAGACCCGCGCCGAAGGCTTTGGCGCGGAGGTGCGCCGCCGGGTGATGGTGGGCACCTATGTGCTGTCGGCGGGCTATTACGACGCCTATTACAACCGCGCCCGCAAGGTCCGCACCCTGATCAAGCGCGATTTCGAGACGGTCTTTGCCGAGGGCATCGACGCGATCCTGACGCCCGCCACGCCGTCGGCCGCCTTTGCCCTGGGACAAAAATTCGACGATCCGGTGCAGATGTATCTCAACGATGTCTTCACGGTGACGGTGAACCTTGCCGGTTTGCCGGGTCTGGCCGTGCCTGCGGGGATCGATGCGCAGGGGCTGCCGCTCGGCCTGCAGCTGATCGGCAGACCCTGGGAAGAGGGCGATCTGCTCAACATCGGCCATGCGCTGGAACAGGCGGCGGGATTTGTGGCGAAACCGGCGAAATGGTGGTAA
- a CDS encoding ureidoglycolate lyase, translated as MSETILIQPLTETAFAPFGEVLETSGDPDRIINQGLCGRWHDRARLDILDGQAGISLFRSETRALPYSLDMVERHPLGSQAFLPMSHDPFLVIVAPDEGGRPGRPLAFRTAPGQGINIARNTWHGVLTPLHAPGLFAVIDRIGEGANLEEHWFPTPYTVRDA; from the coding sequence ATGAGCGAGACGATCCTCATCCAGCCCCTGACGGAAACGGCCTTCGCCCCCTTCGGCGAGGTGCTCGAGACCTCGGGCGATCCCGACCGGATCATCAACCAGGGTCTCTGCGGGCGCTGGCACGACCGCGCGCGCCTCGACATCCTTGATGGGCAGGCGGGCATCAGCCTCTTTCGATCCGAGACCCGCGCGCTGCCCTACAGTCTCGACATGGTCGAACGCCACCCGCTGGGAAGCCAGGCCTTCCTCCCGATGTCCCATGACCCGTTCCTCGTGATCGTCGCCCCCGACGAGGGCGGGCGCCCGGGCCGCCCTCTGGCCTTCCGCACCGCGCCCGGGCAGGGGATCAACATCGCGCGCAACACCTGGCACGGGGTTCTGACCCCCCTTCACGCGCCGGGTCTTTTCGCCGTGATCGACCGGATCGGCGAGGGCGCGAACCTCGAGGAACACTGGTTTCCCACCCCCTACACCGTCCGCGACGCCTGA
- a CDS encoding glycosyltransferase family 2 protein: MQHLKPSSKHGTVMAVSMMKDEAPFLLEWFAHHLAVGFTDILVYTNDCSDGTDEMLIRLEELGLGYHRANVIPEGVKPQPSALNHAQNEPLVGAADWVLVFDADEFLSVNHPSGNLEGMLDDTVARGGTGVVITWRIFGSGGVVDWSRAPVTEQYTRAAPPLWNKGWGVKTLFRFDPEYWKLGIHRPTIKNKHLEDGFPDQVKWLNGSGLPMEDYFKFRGWRSIRRTIGYNWAQMNHYAVKSVDSYAVRKFRGNVNNKKDKYNADYWSLQDRNEVEDRAILRHAPERARIMAELLKDPVLNRLHHAALDRVEARLEEYRKTPAYEELRASLIAASQVPITDVEAKPPKARDPAKIAALMSEVEKKSSARPKEERRTETVAGWAVEGGDPYMPAPIDLSQDIPTDWIPNHEIALPADARVFRPEALTAIVAGRFERRHARNIAGYLEGCARVLEIGTGVGFLPIRLVRIAQNVTVMAQDMRSELVALGQEIARRAGVENSARLKWSDGPLRLAADRGAEAGGLAAYLRDFRPVALRLNRPADVPPEVLAAQDPGTVRRVLFPFVTEEEAAGLRAGYGPVLEAMGFAETPDRAGGGSLQFDRSGA; the protein is encoded by the coding sequence ATGCAGCATCTCAAACCCAGCTCGAAACACGGGACCGTCATGGCCGTGTCGATGATGAAGGACGAGGCCCCGTTCCTCCTGGAATGGTTCGCCCATCATCTGGCCGTGGGGTTCACCGATATCCTTGTCTACACCAATGATTGTTCCGACGGCACGGACGAGATGCTGATCCGGCTGGAGGAGCTGGGGCTGGGATATCACCGGGCCAACGTGATCCCCGAGGGGGTCAAGCCGCAGCCTTCGGCGCTGAACCATGCGCAAAACGAGCCCCTGGTGGGGGCCGCCGACTGGGTGCTGGTCTTTGACGCGGACGAATTCCTGAGCGTCAATCACCCCTCGGGCAACCTGGAGGGGATGCTGGATGACACGGTGGCGCGCGGCGGCACGGGCGTTGTCATCACCTGGCGCATCTTCGGCTCGGGCGGCGTGGTGGATTGGTCGCGCGCGCCCGTGACCGAGCAATACACCCGCGCGGCCCCGCCGCTCTGGAACAAGGGCTGGGGGGTCAAGACGCTGTTCCGGTTCGATCCCGAATACTGGAAGCTCGGCATCCACCGGCCCACGATCAAGAACAAGCACCTGGAGGACGGGTTTCCCGACCAGGTGAAATGGCTGAACGGATCAGGCCTGCCGATGGAGGATTATTTCAAGTTCCGCGGCTGGCGGTCGATCCGGCGCACCATCGGCTACAACTGGGCGCAGATGAACCATTACGCCGTCAAATCCGTCGACAGCTACGCGGTGCGCAAGTTTCGCGGCAACGTGAACAACAAGAAGGACAAGTACAACGCCGATTACTGGTCGCTGCAGGACCGCAACGAGGTGGAGGATCGCGCCATTCTGCGCCATGCGCCCGAGCGCGCGCGGATCATGGCCGAATTGCTGAAAGACCCGGTGCTGAACCGGCTGCATCACGCGGCCCTCGACAGGGTGGAGGCGCGGCTGGAGGAATATCGCAAGACGCCCGCCTACGAGGAGCTGCGCGCAAGCCTGATCGCGGCGTCGCAGGTGCCGATCACCGATGTGGAGGCGAAACCGCCCAAGGCGCGCGACCCCGCCAAGATCGCCGCCCTGATGAGCGAGGTGGAAAAGAAATCGAGCGCGCGCCCCAAGGAGGAGCGGCGGACCGAAACCGTGGCGGGATGGGCCGTGGAAGGGGGCGATCCCTATATGCCCGCGCCCATCGACCTGAGCCAGGATATCCCCACCGACTGGATCCCCAACCACGAGATCGCGCTGCCGGCCGATGCCCGCGTCTTTCGGCCCGAGGCGCTGACGGCGATCGTGGCGGGACGGTTCGAGCGGCGGCATGCGCGCAACATCGCGGGGTATCTGGAGGGTTGCGCGCGGGTGCTCGAGATCGGGACCGGCGTGGGGTTCTTGCCGATCCGGCTGGTGCGGATCGCGCAAAACGTGACCGTGATGGCGCAGGACATGCGGAGCGAATTGGTCGCGCTGGGCCAGGAGATCGCGCGGCGGGCGGGCGTGGAGAATTCCGCCCGGCTGAAATGGAGCGACGGGCCGTTGCGGCTGGCGGCAGATCGCGGCGCAGAGGCGGGCGGGCTGGCCGCCTATCTGCGCGATTTCCGGCCCGTGGCGTTGCGTCTGAACCGTCCCGCCGATGTTCCGCCCGAGGTTCTGGCGGCGCAGGATCCGGGCACGGTGCGGCGGGTTCTTTTTCCCTTCGTCACGGAGGAGGAGGCGGCAGGACTGCGCGCGGGATATGGTCCGGTTCTGGAGGCCATGGGCTTTGCCGAGACCCCGGATCGGGCGGGGGGCGGCAGCTTGCAATTCGACAGGTCGGGCGCGTGA
- a CDS encoding metal-dependent hydrolase: MKYTWLGHAGVRLDIGDQVLLIDPWEQGNPMFPAENRAAVFAGATAILITHGHFDHIAGLGDLARELDVPVYGMVELMGWLGAQEQGVSFTGFNKGGTIRLGDVAVTMVHAVHSSSVGRDGPPIYAGEPAGYMIEGEGRAVYVSGDTDVMADMKIWADIHAPDLGILCAGGHYTMGMSRAAYAASKLFSFKTVIPYHYKTFPALEQSADPMKAALPGVRVLDPDPGVTIEV; the protein is encoded by the coding sequence ATGAAATACACATGGCTCGGACATGCCGGGGTGCGGCTCGACATCGGCGACCAGGTGCTCCTGATCGATCCATGGGAACAGGGCAATCCGATGTTTCCCGCCGAAAACCGGGCCGCGGTTTTCGCGGGCGCGACCGCGATCCTGATCACCCATGGCCATTTCGACCATATCGCGGGTCTGGGCGACCTGGCGCGTGAACTGGATGTGCCGGTCTACGGCATGGTCGAACTGATGGGCTGGCTCGGCGCGCAGGAACAGGGCGTCAGCTTCACCGGCTTCAACAAGGGCGGCACGATCCGGCTTGGCGATGTCGCCGTCACCATGGTCCATGCCGTCCATTCCTCCTCCGTCGGGCGCGACGGCCCGCCGATCTATGCCGGCGAGCCCGCAGGCTACATGATCGAGGGAGAGGGGCGCGCCGTCTATGTCTCGGGCGATACCGACGTGATGGCCGACATGAAGATCTGGGCCGATATCCACGCCCCCGATCTGGGCATCCTCTGCGCGGGCGGCCATTACACGATGGGCATGAGCCGCGCGGCCTATGCGGCCTCGAAACTCTTCAGCTTCAAGACCGTGATTCCCTACCATTACAAGACCTTCCCGGCCCTCGAACAATCCGCCGACCCAATGAAGGCGGCCTTGCCGGGTGTCCGCGTCCTCGACCCCGATCCGGGTGTGACGATCGAGGTCTGA
- a CDS encoding AMP-binding protein: protein MDHPDKPWTAFYRAGARTEISEPAYRNLAEMIRSVAGTHGRNPAFTCCLPNGMNGTLSFARVDEMSDALAVYLREIAGLKAGDRVALQMPNGLSFPVAAFGVLKAGCVLVNVNPLYTAEEMARQFADARPHALIIADMFADKVPQATAGHPIPNVIVTRVAEFLPVLPRGIVGLVQKYWDRSVKPIRIAHIRLPEALAAGRAKAAQARIEVDAYHQGVGPGDVAVLQYTGGTTGVSKGAMLSHANLLVNMEQVMELLVGDLDKGREVALTALPMYHIFAFTVNLLGFWWLGARNVLIPNPKPLSNLKRAFENYKITWMSGVNTLFNALTNEVWFTDSPPRHLKFASAGGMALQSSVAEKWERITGAPVIQGYGLTETAPVLTFEPVGKARAGSIGVPVPGTEIACLDDAGQPVAQGEPGEIAARGPQVMLGYWEKPEETAKVMHGDWFLTGDIGVMDADGYVRIVDRKKDMVVVSGFNVYPNEVEDVLAAHPGVLEVAVIGVPDEATGEAVKAYVVKSDAALSVEALRAYAREHLTAYKVPKRVEFRDELPKSNVGKILRKDLRAEELARIAAE, encoded by the coding sequence ATGGACCATCCGGACAAACCCTGGACGGCATTCTACCGCGCGGGCGCGCGCACCGAGATTTCGGAGCCCGCCTATCGCAACCTGGCGGAGATGATCCGCAGCGTGGCCGGGACCCATGGGCGCAATCCCGCCTTCACCTGCTGTTTGCCCAACGGCATGAACGGCACGCTGAGTTTTGCCCGCGTCGACGAGATGTCGGATGCGCTGGCCGTCTACCTGCGCGAGATCGCGGGGTTGAAGGCGGGGGACCGGGTGGCCTTGCAGATGCCCAATGGCCTGTCCTTTCCGGTGGCGGCTTTCGGGGTGCTGAAGGCGGGCTGCGTGCTGGTCAATGTCAACCCGCTCTATACCGCCGAGGAAATGGCGCGGCAGTTCGCCGATGCCCGCCCCCATGCGCTGATCATCGCCGACATGTTCGCCGACAAGGTGCCGCAGGCCACCGCGGGCCATCCGATCCCCAATGTCATCGTGACGCGGGTGGCCGAATTCCTGCCCGTCCTGCCGCGCGGGATCGTGGGGTTGGTGCAGAAATACTGGGACCGGTCGGTCAAGCCCATCAGGATCGCCCATATCCGCCTGCCCGAGGCGCTGGCCGCAGGCCGGGCCAAGGCGGCCCAAGCGCGGATCGAGGTCGATGCCTATCACCAGGGCGTGGGTCCGGGCGATGTCGCGGTGCTGCAATATACCGGGGGCACGACGGGCGTGTCCAAGGGCGCGATGCTGAGCCATGCGAACCTGCTCGTGAACATGGAACAGGTGATGGAATTGCTGGTGGGCGACCTGGACAAGGGGCGCGAGGTCGCGCTGACCGCCTTGCCGATGTACCATATCTTTGCCTTTACGGTGAACCTGTTGGGATTCTGGTGGCTGGGGGCGCGCAACGTGCTGATCCCCAATCCCAAGCCCTTGTCGAACCTCAAGAGGGCCTTCGAGAATTACAAGATCACCTGGATGAGCGGGGTGAACACGCTGTTCAACGCGCTCACGAACGAGGTCTGGTTCACCGACAGCCCGCCCCGGCATCTGAAATTCGCAAGCGCGGGCGGCATGGCGCTGCAATCCTCGGTGGCGGAGAAATGGGAGCGGATCACGGGCGCACCGGTCATCCAGGGTTATGGATTGACCGAAACGGCGCCGGTCCTGACCTTTGAGCCGGTGGGCAAGGCGCGGGCCGGGTCCATCGGCGTGCCGGTGCCGGGGACCGAGATCGCCTGTCTGGACGATGCGGGCCAGCCGGTGGCGCAGGGCGAGCCGGGCGAGATCGCGGCGCGCGGGCCGCAGGTGATGCTGGGCTATTGGGAAAAGCCCGAGGAAACCGCCAAGGTCATGCATGGCGATTGGTTTCTGACCGGGGATATCGGGGTGATGGATGCCGATGGCTATGTGCGCATCGTGGACCGCAAGAAGGACATGGTCGTCGTCTCGGGGTTCAATGTCTATCCCAACGAGGTGGAGGATGTCCTGGCCGCCCATCCCGGCGTGCTGGAGGTGGCCGTGATCGGCGTGCCCGACGAGGCCACGGGCGAAGCGGTGAAGGCCTATGTCGTGAAATCCGATGCCGCCCTGTCGGTCGAGGCCTTGCGCGCCTATGCGCGTGAGCATCTGACGGCCTACAAGGTGCCCAAGCGGGTGGAATTCCGCGACGAGCTGCCGAAGTCGAATGTCGGCAAGATCCTGAGAAAAGACCTGCGTGCCGAGGAACTGGCCCGCATCGCGGCGGAGTAG
- a CDS encoding TsoY family (seleno)protein translates to MSNIHKRPADQWSPLYFLASVGAGGLSVTFYMYLMHWVPHPGRTVAVFEDIAAALATGNPALTFAIVVALAGIAVFGALNLSLLIWNLRKMRGFWASEKGQALANSNAQTQMMALPLALAMSINGGFILGLVFVPGLWSVVEYLFPLAMVAFLAVGWLAFTQLGRFIARVTASGGFDCAKNNSFAQMLPAFALAMTGVGLAAPAAMSGNVTVAGIALILSSFFFVAAVLIAVVGLILGLRSILENGVAAEQAPTLMMVVPITTILGIVMLRQAHGLGTSFGAHMEAADRMMLLTRLLSVEVLFALFGLTVLAATGYARRFLAGDAISPGNYALVCPPVALSVLGQFWINNGLVAAGLIEKFGTAYWALTAVALALQAVAVGLVVYLHRRHFRAAPKAALSTA, encoded by the coding sequence ATGTCCAACATCCACAAACGACCCGCCGACCAATGGTCGCCGCTCTATTTCCTCGCCTCCGTGGGCGCGGGCGGCCTGTCCGTCACCTTCTACATGTACCTGATGCATTGGGTGCCGCATCCCGGCCGCACCGTCGCGGTGTTCGAGGATATCGCGGCGGCCCTTGCCACGGGCAACCCGGCCCTGACCTTTGCCATCGTCGTGGCGCTGGCGGGCATCGCCGTTTTCGGGGCGCTGAACCTGTCGCTCCTGATCTGGAACCTGCGCAAGATGCGCGGCTTCTGGGCCAGCGAAAAGGGCCAGGCACTGGCCAATTCCAACGCCCAGACGCAGATGATGGCCCTGCCGCTGGCGCTGGCCATGTCGATCAATGGCGGTTTCATCCTCGGCCTCGTCTTTGTTCCGGGGCTGTGGTCGGTGGTCGAATACCTGTTCCCGCTGGCGATGGTGGCCTTTCTGGCCGTGGGCTGGCTGGCGTTCACGCAACTGGGCCGGTTCATCGCGCGGGTGACCGCATCGGGCGGGTTCGATTGCGCCAAGAACAATTCCTTTGCCCAGATGCTGCCGGCCTTTGCGCTGGCGATGACGGGTGTGGGTCTTGCGGCGCCTGCGGCCATGAGCGGCAATGTCACCGTCGCGGGCATCGCGCTGATCCTGTCGAGTTTCTTTTTCGTCGCCGCAGTGCTGATCGCGGTTGTCGGTCTGATCCTTGGCCTGCGGTCGATCCTGGAGAATGGCGTGGCCGCCGAACAAGCCCCGACGCTGATGATGGTCGTTCCGATCACGACGATCCTCGGCATCGTGATGCTGCGGCAGGCCCATGGGCTTGGCACGAGCTTCGGGGCGCATATGGAGGCCGCAGATCGCATGATGCTGTTGACGCGGCTCTTGTCGGTCGAGGTTCTGTTCGCGCTTTTCGGTCTGACGGTTCTGGCGGCCACCGGCTATGCGCGCCGGTTCCTTGCCGGTGACGCGATCAGCCCCGGCAATTACGCGCTGGTCTGCCCGCCCGTGGCGCTGTCGGTGCTGGGCCAGTTCTGGATCAACAATGGCCTTGTCGCGGCCGGTCTGATCGAGAAATTCGGGACGGCCTATTGGGCGCTGACTGCCGTGGCGCTGGCCCTGCAGGCCGTGGCGGTGGGGCTGGTGGTCTATCTGCACCGCCGCCATTTCCGGGCGGCCCCCAAGGCAGCGCTGAGCACGGCCTGA
- the puuE gene encoding allantoinase PuuE gives MHRYPRDLTGYGATPPDPQWPNGARIAVQIVMNYEEGGENNILHGDAASEGFLSEITGAQPWPGMRHWNMESIYEYGARAGFWRLHRMLAHLPVTVYGVTSALARAPEQVAAMNQAGWEIASHGLKWIEHKDMDEATERALVEQAIALHTEVTGAPPRGWYTGRSSMNSVPLAAETGLFAYIADDYADDLPYWRRFGDRDQLMIPYTLDVNDMRFAIQAGFTEGSQFEQYIRDTFDCLYAEGQAGRPAMMSIGLHCRLAGRPGRALALKRAIDHMASHEGVWFATRLQIAEHWARTHPPQARTRPSEMDRATFVAEFGGIFEHSPWIAERAHGLELGPTHDTATGVHSALARIFRSASAADRMGVLTAHPDLAGKLAAAKRLTPDSTAEQASAGLDALTDAERADFTALNAAYTQKFGFPFIIAVRDNTKASILDAFRRRLEQDRDTEFAEACRQVERIAELRLREKLG, from the coding sequence ATGCACAGATACCCCCGCGACCTGACCGGCTACGGTGCCACCCCCCCCGATCCGCAATGGCCCAACGGCGCCAGGATCGCCGTCCAGATCGTGATGAACTACGAGGAAGGCGGCGAGAACAACATCCTGCATGGCGATGCCGCCTCCGAAGGCTTCCTGTCGGAGATCACCGGCGCCCAGCCCTGGCCGGGGATGCGGCACTGGAACATGGAATCGATCTACGAATACGGCGCGCGTGCGGGCTTCTGGCGGCTGCACCGGATGCTCGCGCATCTGCCCGTCACCGTCTACGGCGTGACCAGCGCGCTCGCCCGCGCCCCCGAACAGGTCGCCGCGATGAACCAGGCGGGCTGGGAAATCGCCTCCCACGGGCTCAAGTGGATCGAACACAAGGATATGGACGAGGCGACGGAACGCGCCCTGGTCGAGCAGGCGATCGCGCTCCATACGGAGGTGACGGGCGCGCCCCCGCGCGGTTGGTACACCGGCCGCTCCTCGATGAATTCCGTGCCGCTCGCGGCCGAAACCGGGCTTTTCGCCTATATCGCCGATGATTACGCCGATGATCTGCCCTATTGGCGCCGCTTCGGCGACCGCGACCAGCTGATGATCCCCTATACGCTCGACGTGAACGACATGCGCTTCGCCATCCAGGCAGGCTTCACCGAAGGTTCCCAGTTCGAGCAGTATATCCGCGACACCTTCGACTGCCTCTATGCCGAAGGTCAGGCCGGCCGGCCTGCGATGATGTCCATCGGCCTGCATTGCCGCCTCGCCGGGCGTCCGGGCCGCGCGCTGGCCCTCAAGCGCGCCATCGACCACATGGCCTCCCATGAGGGCGTCTGGTTCGCCACCCGCCTCCAGATCGCCGAACATTGGGCGCGCACCCATCCCCCGCAGGCCCGCACCCGCCCCTCCGAGATGGACCGCGCCACCTTCGTCGCGGAATTCGGCGGCATCTTCGAGCATTCCCCCTGGATTGCCGAGCGCGCCCATGGGCTGGAGCTTGGCCCCACCCATGACACGGCCACGGGCGTCCATTCCGCCCTTGCCCGCATCTTCCGCAGCGCGAGCGCGGCGGACCGCATGGGCGTGCTCACCGCCCATCCCGATCTGGCCGGAAAACTGGCAGCGGCCAAGCGGCTGACCCCCGACAGCACGGCGGAACAGGCCAGCGCCGGGCTCGACGCGCTCACCGATGCCGAACGCGCCGATTTCACCGCGCTCAACGCGGCCTATACCCAGAAATTCGGCTTCCCCTTCATCATCGCCGTGCGCGACAACACCAAGGCCTCGATCCTCGACGCTTTCCGCCGCCGCCTCGAGCAGGACCGCGACACCGAATTCGCCGAGGCCTGCCGCCAGGTCGAACGCATCGCCGAATTGCGCCTGCGGGAGAAACTGGGATGA
- a CDS encoding bile acid:sodium symporter family protein, with translation MVDEFTQTLLGIMVAVIMLGMGASLTPRDFYLALKRPYGLIIGVVAQYGIMPFLGFLLVTFLTLPEAIAIGVLIMACMPGGTTSNIFTYFSKGNLALSVLMTVTSTVTGVILIPIILMLYANVLGLEIPREDIIRVLIVLLVPVAIGMGLRKLNANVGAVIEFGGSVLALFFILFIMVTWVPQNWQFLLSTTPATYVAAIALGLVGITIGYLFAKSLRLHPRNARTIALETGIQNGPLAIAIIAFTFAGDEAQSYMAVPALYSLFIVIVSTLVTLVFRRANTAAEQKLPEGML, from the coding sequence ATGGTCGACGAGTTTACCCAGACGCTCCTGGGCATCATGGTGGCGGTGATCATGCTGGGCATGGGCGCATCGCTCACGCCGCGGGATTTCTACCTCGCGCTCAAGCGGCCCTACGGGCTGATCATCGGGGTGGTCGCGCAATATGGCATCATGCCGTTCCTGGGCTTTTTGCTGGTCACCTTCCTGACCCTGCCCGAGGCCATCGCCATCGGCGTCCTGATCATGGCCTGTATGCCGGGGGGCACGACCTCGAACATCTTCACCTATTTCTCCAAGGGCAACCTGGCGCTGTCGGTGCTGATGACGGTCACATCGACGGTGACGGGGGTGATCCTGATCCCGATCATCTTGATGCTTTACGCCAATGTGCTGGGCCTGGAGATCCCGAGGGAGGATATCATCCGGGTGCTGATCGTGCTTCTGGTGCCGGTCGCCATCGGCATGGGACTGCGCAAGCTCAACGCCAATGTGGGCGCGGTGATCGAATTCGGGGGATCGGTTCTGGCGCTCTTCTTCATCCTGTTCATCATGGTGACATGGGTGCCGCAGAACTGGCAGTTCCTGCTGTCGACGACGCCCGCCACTTATGTCGCGGCGATCGCGCTGGGGCTGGTGGGGATCACCATCGGCTACCTGTTCGCCAAGTCGCTGCGTCTGCACCCGCGCAATGCGCGGACCATCGCGCTGGAAACGGGGATCCAGAACGGGCCGCTGGCGATCGCGATCATCGCCTTCACCTTTGCGGGGGATGAGGCGCAGAGCTACATGGCGGTCCCGGCGCTCTATTCGCTGTTCATCGTGATCGTCTCGACGCTGGTGACGCTGGTGTTCCGGCGGGCCAATACGGCGGCGGAACAGAAGCTGCCCGAGGGCATGCTGTAG
- the gatC gene encoding Asp-tRNA(Asn)/Glu-tRNA(Gln) amidotransferase subunit GatC, giving the protein MSIDRATAAKVAKLARIRVEEADLPALADEFNAILGFIEQLQELDVSDVEPMTSVTPMRLPRREDVVSDGNQQAAVLSNAPDAREGFFAVPKVVE; this is encoded by the coding sequence ATGTCGATTGACCGCGCCACCGCCGCCAAGGTCGCCAAACTTGCCCGCATCCGCGTGGAAGAGGCCGACCTGCCCGCGCTTGCCGATGAATTCAACGCGATCCTCGGCTTCATCGAGCAATTGCAGGAGCTGGACGTGAGCGACGTGGAACCGATGACCAGCGTCACGCCGATGCGCCTGCCCCGCCGCGAGGATGTGGTGAGCGACGGCAACCAGCAAGCCGCCGTCCTGTCCAACGCGCCCGATGCGCGCGAGGGCTTTTTCGCGGTTCCCAAGGTGGTGGAGTGA